A genome region from Nocardioides cynanchi includes the following:
- a CDS encoding oxidoreductase, which translates to MTNKVALVTGGSSGIGEKAALRLQAAGFTTYAVARRVERMEPLARAGVTTFAMDVTDDASMVYGMARVIDEQGGIDVLVNNAGYGSYGAVEDVPIDEARRQFEVNVFGLARLTQLATPHMRAQGSGRVINISSIGGKFYEPLGAWYHATKFAVEGLSDSLRLELAPFGIKVVIIEPGPILTEWNTISRESLTEVSQGGGYEAMAEKVRATMERGDGPAVASSPDTVAKKIVRAATTARPRPRYPVGKGAGTVVRSRRLLGDRTFDAVIKRMYL; encoded by the coding sequence ATGACGAACAAGGTGGCCCTGGTGACCGGCGGCTCGAGCGGGATCGGGGAGAAGGCGGCGCTGCGCCTCCAGGCGGCCGGCTTCACGACGTACGCCGTGGCGAGGCGGGTGGAGCGGATGGAGCCGCTGGCGCGGGCCGGGGTGACGACGTTCGCGATGGACGTCACCGACGACGCCTCGATGGTCTACGGCATGGCCCGGGTGATCGACGAGCAGGGCGGCATCGACGTGCTGGTCAACAACGCCGGCTACGGGTCCTACGGGGCCGTCGAGGACGTCCCGATCGACGAGGCGCGGCGGCAGTTCGAGGTGAACGTGTTCGGCCTGGCCCGGCTGACCCAGCTGGCGACACCGCACATGCGGGCGCAGGGGAGCGGGCGGGTGATCAACATCAGCAGCATCGGCGGGAAGTTCTACGAGCCGCTCGGTGCGTGGTACCACGCCACCAAGTTCGCCGTCGAAGGTCTCAGCGACAGCCTGCGACTGGAGCTCGCGCCGTTCGGCATCAAGGTCGTGATCATCGAGCCGGGCCCGATCCTCACCGAGTGGAACACCATCTCCCGCGAGAGCCTGACCGAGGTCAGCCAGGGTGGTGGCTACGAGGCGATGGCCGAGAAGGTGCGGGCCACGATGGAGCGTGGCGACGGCCCCGCGGTGGCCAGCAGCCCCGACACGGTCGCCAAGAAGATCGTCCGGGCCGCCACCACCGCCCGTCCCCGGCCGCGCTACCCCGTGGGCAAGGGCGCCGGCACCGTCGTGCGCTCCCGCCGGCTCCTCGGTGACCGCACCTTCGACG
- a CDS encoding sigma factor-like helix-turn-helix DNA-binding protein — translation MGPIQAAGNPVAYVRTIQTRLFLDGVRRRSSREVPVGQVPERPAARTPEDDVVLRQALLTALRELEPLDRAVVVHRYLLDSDVATVAAELRLTPQAVRSRAPRALARVRVALGTDAHVPTTTTREDAG, via the coding sequence GTGGGGCCGATCCAGGCAGCCGGTAACCCGGTCGCCTATGTCCGGACCATACAGACCCGGCTGTTCCTGGACGGCGTACGCCGGCGCAGCAGCCGGGAGGTCCCGGTCGGCCAGGTCCCCGAGCGTCCCGCCGCGCGGACGCCCGAGGACGACGTGGTGCTGCGCCAGGCACTGCTGACCGCGCTGCGCGAGCTGGAGCCACTGGACCGTGCCGTCGTGGTTCACCGCTACCTGCTGGACAGCGACGTCGCCACGGTCGCGGCCGAGCTGCGGCTGACGCCGCAGGCGGTCCGGAGCCGGGCCCCGAGGGCCTTGGCCCGGGTCCGCGTCGCCCTCGGCACCGACGCCCACGTTCCGACCACCACCACGAGAGAGGACGCCGGCTGA
- a CDS encoding phosphodiester glycosidase family protein: protein MPTASRRRASRVLASALLVLVVGTTPGSVGRTTGEITWTVAPGVEYRDWRFHTAAGPQHLHVLDIDPSVAGLGLDYVAHHRLRTRGTATRLLVRDPAAVAGVNGSFFDIGDTGAPLGTGQSRTRGLLHAAAAGWNQAFYQAGDGTYHVGPLTSSAHITGHPDWRVSGFNVPHARPDSITVYTAAWGRAAGRRVVDDPTAKVREVHVRKGIVRRNSRRPLGDRRFRGFLLLGVGAGAHALRSLAIGTRLRAHWSLDQPTEMAITGSQVLVQGGAVVATDDHVRAPRTAVGIDQDTGHILLLALDGRQTGATGLTTRAWGRVLAGLGIDDALNLDGGGSTTMVARNASGTSTGVVNVPSLGHQRDLPDVLAVESTAPPG from the coding sequence ATGCCCACCGCCTCACGCCGTCGAGCCTCGCGGGTGCTGGCCTCGGCCCTGCTCGTCCTGGTCGTCGGCACGACGCCGGGCAGCGTCGGCCGGACGACCGGCGAGATCACCTGGACGGTGGCGCCGGGCGTCGAGTACCGGGACTGGCGGTTCCACACCGCCGCCGGTCCGCAGCACCTCCACGTGCTCGACATCGACCCGAGCGTGGCCGGCCTGGGCCTGGACTACGTCGCGCACCATCGCCTGCGCACCCGCGGCACGGCCACCAGGCTCCTGGTGCGGGACCCTGCAGCGGTCGCGGGTGTGAACGGGAGCTTCTTCGACATCGGCGACACCGGCGCCCCGCTCGGGACCGGTCAGAGCCGCACCCGGGGTCTGCTGCACGCGGCGGCCGCCGGCTGGAACCAGGCGTTCTACCAGGCCGGAGACGGCACCTACCACGTCGGCCCGCTGACCTCCTCGGCCCACATCACCGGTCATCCGGACTGGCGGGTGAGCGGCTTCAACGTCCCGCACGCCAGACCCGACTCGATCACCGTCTACACCGCGGCCTGGGGCCGGGCAGCCGGCCGGCGCGTGGTCGACGACCCGACCGCGAAGGTGCGCGAGGTCCACGTGCGCAAGGGCATCGTGCGCCGGAACAGCCGTCGGCCGCTCGGCGACCGTCGGTTCCGGGGGTTCCTGCTGCTCGGCGTGGGAGCCGGGGCGCATGCCCTGAGGTCCCTGGCGATCGGGACCCGGCTGCGCGCCCACTGGTCGCTCGACCAGCCCACCGAGATGGCGATCACCGGGAGCCAGGTGCTCGTGCAGGGCGGCGCGGTGGTGGCCACCGACGACCACGTGCGCGCGCCCCGCACCGCGGTCGGCATCGACCAGGACACCGGTCACATCCTCCTGCTGGCGCTGGACGGCCGGCAGACCGGAGCGACCGGCCTGACCACGCGGGCCTGGGGCCGGGTGCTGGCAGGTCTGGGCATCGACGACGCGCTGAACCTCGACGGCGGCGGCTCGACCACGATGGTCGCCCGCAACGCGTCGGGCACCTCGACCGGCGTGGTCAACGTTCCGTCGCTCGGTCACCAGCGTGACCTGCCCGACGTCCTCG
- a CDS encoding site-specific DNA-methyltransferase, with amino-acid sequence MEPWNTFVEGDNLDVLPRLAAEGRRFDVVYLDPPYNTGNPFAYRDKVAGRHADRHEVWAATMRPRLHAVREVTSERGAVFVSIDDHEVARLRLLMDDVFGEDAFLAQIVVNLNAKGRQLGGGFATSHEYLLVYARTPSACALDPSSPSTVDPADFPLTAADGRRHRRLPLRNTNKKFNPVTAPTMHFAIWGSPETGRVSVDPFDGGSEIKPVFGDGAPAVWRWSAALIAERPDDLVCRWVNGALGRRPDVFQLDWLHEGRRKKLRTIWLASEIGSTDTAVAELKALVGHLFESPKPTGLLRRILETMPADAQVLDPFAGSGTTGHAVALQNAADGGRRTCLSINSPEPTREGSNADLAGLARVSDVTRIRLRAVAERVGGGFAELP; translated from the coding sequence GTGGAGCCGTGGAACACGTTCGTCGAGGGGGACAACCTCGACGTGCTGCCGCGGCTCGCCGCCGAGGGCCGGCGCTTCGACGTGGTCTATCTCGACCCGCCGTACAACACCGGCAACCCCTTCGCCTACCGCGACAAGGTGGCCGGGCGCCACGCCGACCGGCACGAGGTGTGGGCCGCGACGATGCGGCCGCGGCTGCACGCCGTCCGCGAGGTGACCAGCGAGCGCGGCGCGGTGTTCGTCAGCATCGACGACCACGAGGTCGCCCGGCTGCGCCTGCTGATGGACGACGTCTTCGGCGAGGACGCCTTCCTCGCGCAGATCGTGGTCAACCTCAACGCCAAGGGCCGCCAGCTGGGGGGCGGCTTCGCGACCTCGCACGAGTACCTCCTGGTCTACGCGCGTACGCCGTCCGCCTGCGCCCTCGATCCGTCCAGCCCGTCGACGGTCGACCCCGCCGACTTCCCGCTGACCGCAGCCGACGGCCGCCGGCACCGACGGCTGCCCCTGCGCAACACCAACAAGAAGTTCAACCCGGTCACCGCCCCCACCATGCACTTCGCGATCTGGGGCTCACCCGAGACCGGCCGGGTCTCGGTCGACCCGTTCGACGGCGGCAGCGAGATCAAGCCGGTCTTCGGCGACGGTGCTCCTGCCGTGTGGCGCTGGTCGGCGGCGCTGATCGCCGAGCGCCCCGACGACCTGGTCTGCCGCTGGGTGAACGGCGCGCTCGGCCGGCGGCCCGACGTCTTCCAGCTGGACTGGCTGCACGAGGGCCGCCGCAAGAAGCTGCGCACGATCTGGCTGGCCTCCGAGATCGGCTCCACCGACACCGCGGTCGCCGAGCTCAAGGCGCTGGTGGGGCACCTCTTCGAGTCGCCCAAGCCGACCGGCCTGCTCCGCCGGATCCTGGAGACCATGCCCGCCGACGCGCAGGTGCTCGACCCCTTCGCCGGCAGCGGTACGACGGGTCATGCGGTCGCGCTCCAGAACGCCGCGGACGGTGGCCGTCGTACCTGCCTGTCGATCAACTCGCCCGAGCCGACCCGGGAGGGCTCCAACGCCGATCTGGCCGGACTGGCGAGGGTCAGCGACGTCACCCGCATCCGGTTGCGGGCGGTCGCGGAGAGGGTCGGCGGCGGTTTCGCGGAGCTACCGTGA